A window of Acetomicrobium sp. S15 = DSM 107314 contains these coding sequences:
- a CDS encoding B12-binding domain-containing radical SAM protein, whose amino-acid sequence MTKEAFEDRLSKTEQPDLILITSGMTYWYLGVKWCIDIVKKFLPKTPVLLGGIYAQLCPDHAKTLGADGVQTKPLYLPCIRPAIDLYENPEYGITITSMGCPLHCKYCASKRLWPYHKKRSIDEVINEILSQASIPTVKDVAFYDDALLVSKEEHFYPLCEKLKENFSNIRYHTPNGLHVREIDKLCARYLYQTGFKTIRLSLESTEPFIQKAGSDKVQERQYVKAVESLLEAGYLHKDIETYVLVGLPGQTYEGALEAIRFVKSLGATVKLAEYSPIPGTPMFKECTKLLPVLEEEPLYQNNTAYCGYMSPNITRTELQSLKDFAKKPSPS is encoded by the coding sequence ATGACAAAAGAAGCGTTTGAAGACAGACTCTCTAAGACAGAACAGCCTGATCTAATTCTAATAACATCGGGCATGACCTACTGGTATTTGGGCGTCAAATGGTGCATCGATATAGTTAAAAAATTCTTACCGAAAACTCCCGTGTTGTTGGGAGGAATATATGCTCAGCTTTGTCCCGATCACGCTAAAACGCTCGGTGCCGATGGGGTTCAAACAAAACCCCTCTATCTCCCATGTATTCGCCCAGCCATCGATCTTTACGAAAATCCCGAATACGGCATCACGATCACGTCTATGGGGTGTCCCTTACATTGCAAATACTGCGCGTCAAAAAGGTTATGGCCGTATCACAAAAAGCGCTCGATCGACGAAGTAATAAACGAAATTTTATCTCAAGCGAGCATTCCCACCGTAAAGGACGTTGCATTCTACGACGACGCATTATTGGTTAGCAAGGAAGAACATTTCTATCCGCTATGCGAAAAGCTTAAAGAAAACTTTAGCAATATACGCTACCATACACCGAACGGGCTTCACGTGCGAGAGATCGACAAACTTTGTGCGCGCTACCTTTACCAAACGGGCTTTAAGACGATACGCCTCAGTTTGGAAAGCACCGAGCCTTTCATACAAAAAGCAGGCTCTGACAAAGTCCAGGAGCGCCAATACGTGAAAGCCGTAGAAAGTTTACTTGAGGCCGGATATCTCCATAAAGATATAGAAACATACGTACTGGTGGGGTTGCCTGGACAAACCTACGAAGGCGCACTTGAAGCGATCAGGTTCGTCAAGTCTTTGGGTGCTACGGTGAAGCTGGCAGAATACTCACCCATCCCCGGCACGCCCATGTTCAAAGAATGCACAAAACTTCTTCCAGTTTTAGAGGAAGAGCCTCTGTATCAAAACAACACAGCTTACTGCGGATACATGTCGCCAAACATCACGCGGACAGAGTTGCAATCGCTAAAAGACTTCGCCAAAAAACCTTCACCCTCGTGA
- the ggt gene encoding gamma-glutamyltransferase, whose product MKRFWGTSLIVAFLSVFLALGSAVAASPGVPEGAPSPYTGMVSTAHPLASLVGARVLASGGNAVDAAVATQFALNVVEPQMSGIGGGGFMMIYLAKEGKVIAIDCREQAPAGATPQMFLDDGGKPLSFEVALQSGHAVGVPGTLKGLVTALEKYGTMTLSSLIEPAIELAERGVVVNAPLAQHIAENAYKFNDAAKSVFMPGGEPLPKGALLVQSDLAKTFKLIRDGGPGVFYNGEVGQALVNAVREKAGTMSMEDLTGYEVKFRDPVRGNYRGYEIVSMGPPSSGGLTLLQMLKILEGYDIKALGHNTPQTLHLMIEAMHLSYADRAKYLADADFVDIPFKGYLDERYIAERRKLIDIVHATPDVTAGDIWEYEGEGPQALRAGEAEKDRGETTHFTVMDKWGNLVSYTTTIEDVFGSGIMVPGYGFMLNNEMTDFDFTPGGVNEVAPGKRPRSSMTPTIAFKDGKCAFSVGSPGGATIITSVMQVIMNMIDHGMNVQEAIDAPRIYSSSFPKVRWEAHLPEWIRNALKLRGHVMEEKPSVIGSVQSIVIDLETGKLYGGADPRREGTVIGVR is encoded by the coding sequence ATGAAGCGTTTCTGGGGGACAAGTTTAATTGTGGCGTTCCTCTCCGTTTTCCTTGCTTTGGGGAGTGCGGTTGCAGCTTCTCCTGGCGTGCCGGAGGGCGCGCCTTCTCCCTACACCGGAATGGTCTCGACAGCACATCCGCTCGCTTCCTTGGTCGGCGCCAGAGTCCTGGCTTCGGGTGGCAACGCAGTGGATGCGGCAGTGGCTACGCAGTTTGCCCTCAATGTGGTAGAGCCGCAGATGTCGGGCATAGGCGGAGGCGGCTTTATGATGATTTATCTGGCAAAGGAGGGCAAAGTGATTGCCATAGACTGCAGGGAACAGGCCCCTGCGGGTGCCACGCCGCAGATGTTTCTCGATGATGGCGGCAAGCCTCTTTCCTTTGAAGTAGCGCTACAAAGCGGCCATGCCGTTGGGGTGCCAGGGACGCTCAAAGGGCTCGTCACTGCGTTAGAAAAGTATGGCACGATGACGCTATCCTCTCTGATCGAACCGGCCATAGAACTTGCCGAAAGAGGCGTGGTGGTGAACGCGCCGCTCGCGCAGCATATCGCCGAAAACGCATACAAGTTCAACGACGCCGCCAAGAGCGTCTTTATGCCCGGTGGCGAACCGCTACCAAAGGGTGCACTCTTGGTGCAGTCTGATTTGGCGAAGACGTTCAAGTTGATCCGGGATGGCGGCCCAGGCGTCTTCTACAACGGAGAGGTCGGACAGGCCCTTGTCAATGCCGTTCGAGAAAAGGCTGGCACAATGTCGATGGAGGACTTGACGGGTTATGAGGTCAAATTCCGTGACCCAGTTAGGGGAAATTATCGAGGTTACGAGATAGTGAGCATGGGGCCTCCCAGTTCGGGAGGTTTGACGCTTCTCCAAATGCTCAAAATCCTCGAAGGCTACGACATCAAAGCCTTGGGTCACAATACGCCTCAGACGCTTCACCTCATGATCGAGGCCATGCATCTGTCTTATGCCGATCGCGCCAAATACCTGGCTGATGCGGACTTTGTGGACATCCCCTTCAAGGGTTATCTGGATGAGCGTTACATCGCAGAGCGCCGCAAACTTATAGACATAGTGCATGCCACCCCAGATGTCACAGCCGGCGACATCTGGGAATACGAAGGAGAAGGCCCGCAAGCTCTGCGTGCCGGAGAGGCGGAGAAAGATCGGGGGGAGACCACGCATTTTACGGTCATGGACAAATGGGGCAATCTCGTTTCCTATACGACTACCATAGAAGACGTATTCGGCTCCGGGATTATGGTGCCGGGCTACGGCTTTATGCTGAACAACGAGATGACCGACTTCGATTTCACTCCCGGCGGTGTCAACGAAGTGGCGCCGGGCAAGCGACCGCGTAGCAGCATGACGCCTACCATAGCCTTTAAAGATGGCAAATGCGCGTTCAGCGTTGGGTCTCCCGGTGGTGCCACCATAATAACTTCGGTCATGCAAGTCATCATGAATATGATTGACCACGGCATGAACGTACAAGAGGCTATAGATGCCCCCAGGATCTACAGCTCAAGTTTCCCCAAGGTGCGCTGGGAGGCACATCTGCCCGAATGGATCAGAAATGCCCTCAAGCTGCGAGGACATGTGATGGAAGAGAAGCCATCCGTCATCGGCAGCGTCCAGAGCATCGTCATAGATCTGGAAACCGGCAAGCTCTACGGCGGGGCCGATCCTCGCCGTGAAGGCACCGTGATCGGGGTCCGTTAG
- the rimI gene encoding ribosomal protein S18-alanine N-acetyltransferase, which yields MITVNIRFCSINDLEALYSIEKSSHPAPWPRAIIQADLATGRNNIVYLCAEWQDMICGFSAFSRKKRTLRVMNLAVLPEYRRQGVASQLLIAMEEMAKLWGCKEMALEVRESNYGAQALYTRFGFYKAKRLRRYYSDGEAAFLMKARLPLRVHTQKNPA from the coding sequence ATGATTACGGTAAATATTCGATTTTGCAGCATCAATGACTTAGAAGCGCTTTACTCCATAGAAAAATCTTCACATCCGGCGCCGTGGCCACGAGCCATTATACAAGCCGACCTGGCTACGGGAAGGAACAACATTGTGTACCTGTGCGCGGAGTGGCAGGATATGATATGCGGCTTCAGCGCCTTCTCCAGAAAAAAGCGGACGCTCCGCGTCATGAACCTGGCCGTCCTTCCCGAGTACAGGAGGCAAGGTGTGGCCTCGCAACTCCTTATCGCCATGGAAGAGATGGCCAAGCTGTGGGGATGCAAGGAGATGGCATTAGAGGTCCGCGAATCCAATTATGGAGCACAGGCGCTCTATACTCGCTTTGGTTTTTACAAGGCGAAAAGACTCAGGCGATATTACAGCGATGGGGAGGCGGCCTTCCTGATGAAGGCTCGCCTCCCCCTACGCGTGCATACGCAAAAAAACCCAGCGTGA
- a CDS encoding divergent polysaccharide deacetylase family protein yields MRRNTPGAIWVLVLIALATGGSLFVVASIRTPSPTAAPMDPAQERAQAPGESPLQVEVAPQAYYGPKTKPPSLPRLAIIVDDFGYSLAQARRLAGLPFPLTWAILPFLGGSEEAAKIAKDNGIPYLLHLPMQAESDGNSGPYVIGVNMSDQEIRSATRSAINSLPGAVGVNNHRGSLATGDRRVMRALLAEVQLHGLPFVDSRTTPHSVVPSVAKELGMPVLANDVFLDHEEDEKAMAMRLETASSIARRKGYAIAICHVRKDTIAFLSKVTADMFKGVELVTVPQLFEELEGEDREEGK; encoded by the coding sequence ATGCGCCGCAATACTCCTGGGGCAATTTGGGTTCTCGTGCTCATAGCGCTCGCAACGGGGGGCAGTTTGTTCGTAGTCGCATCCATTCGTACGCCGTCGCCCACAGCAGCTCCTATGGACCCGGCACAAGAAAGGGCACAAGCGCCCGGGGAGTCGCCACTGCAAGTTGAGGTTGCACCCCAAGCGTATTATGGGCCAAAAACGAAACCGCCATCGCTTCCGAGGCTTGCCATCATCGTGGATGACTTCGGTTATTCGCTCGCCCAGGCACGCCGCTTGGCCGGGCTTCCATTTCCCCTTACTTGGGCTATATTGCCGTTTTTAGGTGGCAGTGAGGAAGCTGCTAAAATCGCCAAAGACAACGGCATTCCTTATCTCTTGCATCTGCCCATGCAGGCAGAGAGCGACGGCAACAGCGGTCCATACGTAATAGGCGTCAACATGAGCGATCAGGAGATCAGAAGCGCTACAAGGAGCGCCATAAATTCCTTGCCCGGCGCCGTAGGGGTGAATAACCACAGGGGGTCGTTGGCTACCGGCGACCGGCGTGTCATGAGGGCACTTCTCGCAGAGGTTCAACTGCACGGATTGCCGTTCGTAGACAGCCGAACCACGCCTCACTCTGTCGTCCCCTCTGTAGCCAAAGAGCTCGGCATGCCGGTGCTGGCAAACGATGTATTCTTAGATCACGAAGAGGACGAGAAAGCGATGGCAATGCGCCTGGAGACGGCCTCTTCGATTGCCAGGCGTAAAGGTTACGCTATAGCAATTTGCCATGTTAGAAAAGATACGATTGCCTTCCTATCCAAAGTGACTGCGGACATGTTTAAAGGCGTAGAACTGGTCACCGTGCCTCAGCTCTTTGAAGAACTGGAAGGTGAAGATCGGGAGGAAGGGAAATGA
- a CDS encoding S41 family peptidase: MRPFLRKIRPYGIGIIIGLILAGGIAAAQMEFDLSRILPFEANRLWLMKQARSLLETYHVNGDEAREEDKLFYGAVKGMVSAWGDPYSRFVDPEEIKEEEIEMQGEYGGLGIYIGQRDGRTLVISPIEGTPADRAGLKPQDEIVKVNDKVVVGWQINDVVKLLRGDPGTKVTILVRREGEDQLLDFELVREIIQIKSVRYEKIDDLGYVRIAQFTQRTAQEMEEALSELLSVQGMVLDLRNDPGGLLSAAIEVSDMFLEGGLIVGMRGRVREANEEYYAKSGLLYDGPVIALINEGSASASEIVAGALRDNGRAILVGTKSFGKGSVQTLFHLPDESGLFITIARYYTPAGTEIDKVGLQPDITVEGEMVKEREKDLQLQRAISELRERIASKEALVAR; the protein is encoded by the coding sequence GTGCGACCATTTTTGAGGAAAATTAGGCCATATGGCATAGGTATCATCATTGGGTTGATCCTCGCAGGAGGCATTGCGGCTGCGCAGATGGAGTTCGACCTCTCTCGCATCCTCCCCTTCGAGGCGAACAGATTGTGGCTAATGAAACAGGCAAGGTCACTTCTGGAAACCTACCACGTCAACGGGGATGAGGCGCGAGAAGAAGACAAACTCTTTTATGGCGCCGTCAAGGGAATGGTTTCGGCCTGGGGAGACCCGTACTCCCGCTTCGTAGACCCCGAAGAGATTAAAGAAGAAGAAATCGAGATGCAGGGAGAATACGGGGGATTGGGGATATACATAGGCCAGCGAGACGGCAGAACATTGGTCATAAGCCCCATAGAAGGCACGCCGGCCGATAGGGCCGGACTCAAGCCGCAAGACGAGATAGTCAAGGTGAACGACAAGGTGGTAGTTGGGTGGCAAATAAATGACGTGGTAAAATTGCTGCGTGGAGACCCTGGCACAAAAGTAACCATCTTGGTGCGCCGCGAGGGAGAAGACCAACTCCTCGACTTCGAGCTGGTCCGCGAGATAATCCAGATAAAGTCGGTTCGATATGAAAAGATCGACGATTTGGGCTATGTGCGCATTGCCCAGTTTACTCAACGCACGGCTCAAGAGATGGAGGAGGCTTTGTCGGAGCTTCTCTCAGTGCAGGGAATGGTTTTGGATCTGCGCAACGACCCAGGTGGGCTTTTAAGCGCTGCCATAGAGGTTTCCGATATGTTCCTCGAGGGCGGGTTGATAGTGGGCATGAGGGGCCGAGTAAGAGAAGCCAACGAAGAATACTACGCCAAAAGCGGGCTTCTCTACGACGGTCCGGTGATCGCCCTCATCAACGAAGGGAGCGCGAGCGCCTCGGAAATAGTAGCCGGCGCACTCAGAGACAATGGTCGGGCAATTTTAGTGGGCACAAAGAGCTTCGGTAAGGGCTCGGTCCAGACGCTATTTCACCTTCCCGACGAGTCGGGGCTTTTCATCACAATCGCCCGCTACTACACGCCGGCAGGAACCGAGATCGACAAAGTCGGACTGCAACCCGACATAACGGTGGAAGGGGAAATGGTCAAGGAGCGCGAAAAGGACCTCCAGCTCCAACGGGCTATTTCAGAGCTAAGGGAACGCATAGCCTCGAAAGAGGCCCTGGTCGCAAGATAG
- a CDS encoding murein hydrolase activator EnvC family protein — translation MRCWALLALACALCVTIAAGAFAADIDAQIKQEEEKLQKIERQIRFHEAELSKIKGEESGLLSELERLNKQEVLTGQKIELLKAKEKRLEGRIKELSTEIAENEAFLAKAKEMLAGRLVAIYKFRGRGEFSMLLAADSLHEAMSTTYMLRRITKQDDELINETIDRAKKLQSLRQDLEKQKVALQAERKEQEKEKAILKETIAKREQLLEKLRNQKEYHAQASKELERSQAELERRIQQLLQEKQRLAQLRSGGVALTRPKGKLSWPVSGQITSSFGTRVHPVFNTKTVHTGIDIKAPKGTPVNAAEKGEVLFAGWLRGFGQVIIIDHGGDLVTVYAHLSSMDVSEGQRITRGQTIGKVGNTGVTTAPHLHFEVREGSKAVDPLKYLGQ, via the coding sequence ATGCGATGTTGGGCACTTCTGGCACTGGCGTGTGCGCTGTGCGTCACAATAGCCGCGGGAGCCTTCGCGGCCGACATCGATGCCCAGATAAAACAAGAAGAGGAAAAGCTGCAGAAAATAGAGAGGCAAATTCGCTTCCATGAAGCAGAACTCTCAAAGATCAAGGGCGAGGAAAGCGGTCTCTTAAGCGAACTCGAGAGGTTAAACAAGCAGGAGGTATTGACAGGTCAAAAGATAGAATTGCTAAAAGCAAAGGAAAAGAGGCTTGAAGGTCGGATAAAGGAACTCAGCACAGAGATCGCAGAAAACGAGGCCTTCTTGGCTAAGGCCAAAGAAATGTTGGCCGGACGTCTGGTGGCTATATACAAATTCAGGGGTCGTGGGGAATTTTCTATGTTGCTTGCCGCAGATTCCCTCCACGAGGCCATGAGCACAACTTATATGCTGCGCCGAATAACTAAACAGGATGACGAACTGATCAATGAAACCATCGACCGGGCAAAGAAACTGCAAAGCTTGCGTCAAGATTTAGAAAAGCAAAAGGTTGCATTGCAAGCTGAAAGGAAAGAACAGGAGAAGGAAAAGGCGATTCTGAAAGAGACCATCGCAAAGCGAGAGCAACTCTTAGAGAAACTCAGAAACCAAAAAGAATATCACGCCCAGGCATCCAAGGAGCTCGAGAGATCTCAGGCGGAGTTGGAGCGCCGCATCCAGCAGCTCTTACAGGAGAAGCAGCGCTTGGCCCAGCTCCGCTCAGGTGGCGTCGCTCTAACTCGTCCTAAGGGGAAGCTATCCTGGCCGGTCAGCGGACAGATTACCAGTTCATTCGGCACGAGAGTTCATCCCGTTTTCAATACCAAAACCGTCCATACCGGCATTGACATAAAAGCTCCCAAGGGGACGCCTGTAAATGCAGCCGAGAAAGGAGAGGTGCTGTTCGCGGGATGGCTTCGCGGCTTCGGTCAGGTGATCATAATAGACCACGGAGGAGACCTCGTCACCGTATACGCGCACCTCTCCTCTATGGATGTATCTGAGGGACAAAGGATCACCAGAGGACAGACGATAGGAAAGGTTGGCAACACAGGTGTTACGACGGCACCCCATTTGCACTTTGAGGTGCGGGAAGGCTCCAAGGCAGTAGATCCTTTAAAGTATTTAGGTCAGTAA
- a CDS encoding cell division protein FtsX gives MATIKYILRDAFRLLFRHWGLTILTWVTMMAVFLAVGGSFLLTSCAHAVVAKLAGDLTIEAYLAKEFDLEAIKPKIEAIPHVKEVTLVTPESALARLKELLGEQAQVVELLGENPLPPSLVLRVDDASNADAVAQALRSLPDIEDVVYAKEAANRLARLNAVIRQLTIGIIAVAIIIGILILFNTVRIAVYSRREELAVMLKVGATPTYVAMPFLLQGVILGGLGGMSATLVLIRAYAVFAKHINRLLPFLMVPEVGPEMFIRLVLLLVGGGMALGWICSWIATFRHIREALRPL, from the coding sequence ATGGCTACAATTAAATACATCCTGCGCGATGCTTTTCGTCTGCTCTTCCGTCATTGGGGATTGACGATATTGACGTGGGTAACCATGATGGCTGTGTTCTTAGCTGTGGGGGGGAGTTTCCTCCTCACATCCTGCGCCCATGCCGTCGTCGCGAAACTGGCGGGCGACTTAACGATAGAAGCCTATCTCGCCAAAGAATTCGATCTCGAGGCCATAAAGCCAAAAATTGAAGCCATTCCCCACGTGAAGGAAGTAACTTTGGTGACGCCGGAATCAGCCCTCGCCCGCCTAAAAGAGCTCTTGGGAGAACAAGCCCAGGTAGTGGAGCTGTTAGGCGAAAACCCCCTTCCTCCAAGCTTGGTTTTACGAGTGGACGATGCGTCGAATGCGGATGCTGTGGCTCAAGCGCTGCGCTCCCTTCCCGATATCGAGGACGTGGTTTATGCCAAGGAAGCAGCAAACAGGCTTGCGAGACTCAACGCGGTCATAAGACAACTCACCATCGGTATCATCGCAGTGGCTATAATAATAGGTATACTCATATTATTCAACACGGTTCGCATAGCTGTATACTCGAGGAGGGAGGAGTTGGCGGTGATGCTAAAGGTAGGAGCTACTCCTACGTACGTGGCTATGCCGTTTCTCCTGCAGGGCGTTATCCTCGGGGGGTTGGGTGGCATGAGCGCTACATTGGTATTGATAAGGGCATACGCGGTCTTCGCCAAACACATAAATCGCCTTCTCCCGTTCCTGATGGTCCCCGAGGTAGGACCAGAGATGTTCATCCGACTCGTTTTGCTTTTGGTGGGCGGAGGGATGGCACTGGGGTGGATTTGCAGTTGGATAGCCACATTCAGACATATAAGGGAGGCGCTCCGTCCTCTGTAG
- a CDS encoding ATP-binding cassette domain-containing protein, translated as MEIRISGVSKIFKPDIVALEDIYITVRPGEFLYLVGPTGSGKSTLLRLITGEARPTRGQIAVGPFNLRKMRWGALSYYRRYVGVVFQDFKLLPHLTAYENVAFALEAMGLPPKEIKVKTGEALERLGLWRRRFLHPPQLSGGEQQRLAIARAVVKSPSILIADEPTGNLDTNTAEGIMDILLSINAAGTTVIMATHNQYIVDTYRARVVELRTGRMMRDEEKGRYDTYGYN; from the coding sequence GTGGAAATACGAATATCCGGCGTATCAAAGATATTTAAGCCCGATATCGTAGCGCTTGAGGATATATATATCACTGTCAGACCTGGTGAATTTTTATACCTTGTTGGCCCGACGGGCTCGGGCAAATCCACCCTACTGCGCCTGATCACCGGCGAGGCCAGGCCGACGCGCGGGCAGATCGCCGTAGGCCCCTTCAACCTCAGAAAGATGAGGTGGGGCGCCCTCAGTTATTATCGCCGCTACGTCGGGGTGGTCTTCCAGGATTTCAAGCTCTTACCTCACCTGACGGCATATGAAAATGTGGCCTTTGCTCTGGAGGCGATGGGTCTACCGCCCAAGGAAATCAAGGTAAAAACCGGTGAAGCATTAGAGAGATTGGGATTGTGGAGAAGGCGCTTTTTGCACCCGCCCCAGCTATCCGGTGGCGAGCAACAAAGGTTGGCCATAGCGCGCGCAGTGGTCAAATCCCCTTCTATCCTGATAGCCGACGAACCTACCGGAAACTTGGATACCAACACAGCGGAGGGGATAATGGACATACTTCTTTCCATCAACGCCGCGGGCACCACGGTGATCATGGCGACACATAACCAATATATCGTCGACACCTACCGTGCGCGTGTCGTGGAACTGCGAACGGGTAGAATGATGCGCGACGAAGAGAAAGGTCGTTACGATACGTATGGCTACAATTAA